One Papaver somniferum cultivar HN1 unplaced genomic scaffold, ASM357369v1 unplaced-scaffold_135, whole genome shotgun sequence genomic window, ttgatgtgtatcttgctgaaaatatccatgatctccttgtcttgagcttgtttcttcgacttggcaaaacgactagggaaaggaggtggtatggtaaaagtgggaaccgtgtccttaggttggccgtttgaggttggcttttcttttgggacggtttcctcttctacttccttttcgatgtcatTACTAACCTCTTTTTTTTGATGTGGCTCTACAGTTTATCTCCCACTCCTTAACGTTATTGTATTGacgtgctctcttgggttcacaaaaggttgtgatgggaGTTGTGTTGATGCTTGTGATTTCATGATGTTCATGTCTGTTTCCAATTGCCCAACTTGATTTCGCAATTCCTTGATAGTTGCATCATTCTTTTGTTGgttttgttggctttgttgtaacatagaagtaaTACCTTGCATGCCTTGCATTAACGCATTGATCTTGTCATCACTTGAAGAATCACGCTCCTTAACTTGTTGAGGTTGCTGGaattgttgaaaaccaccttgtcttaCATATGGATTAGAagctgcagcttgcttgttagtataactgaaattaggataatctttccaaccaggattataagtactagaatatggatcatacctgggcctctgattaggaaatataaCATTTACCTCGGCATCCTCTTCATATGAAGGAATGATCACTGTTGTCATCCTTTGTATTACCTTCTCCATGTTTTTCATTCGTTGCTCTGACTGTGAAGTTTCTTCCATAttgctaactcttctgacatttgagTCCTGTCTGGTATAAAATTGTTGAGCATTCGAAGCCATACTATCGATCAAACTAGTCGCCTGCGAGATtatcttctcagtaagtgaaccaccagcagCCACGTCAATCAAATTTCGTTGCTCTGTAAGTAATCCTTCATAgaaatattgaatgatgagtgttggtgATATGTTGTGGTGAGGGAAACTCGCCACCAACTTTTTATACCTATCCCAATATTCATAAAGAGACTCCCCAGTAAATTGGAGaataccactaatctctttacgaacagAGGCTGctttagaagcaggaaaatacttctctaagaATAGTTTTCTCATCTCCgcccatgttgtaatactccctgggGGAAGGTAACACAACCATTCTTCCgttgaatctattaaagagaattggAAGGCTTGCATAAATGTtgtatcactgtcttcggtactttgcctaagacttgtcatcttttgttgaaattatcgaagatgacgattcggatcctcgcctggaagtcccttgaactttggtaaaTGATGAAGTAGACtcaacttcagctccactggattagtgattgtaatacacagtggttgtgaatctaagcatggagatgtcaactctccgaACTTCTTCTccgcaggtggaggtggtggattaTTTGTACTgcctaccattgttgatgtagaaggttcttcttgcaACTGTGGATGTGCTTGCAACACCGTTCCCCTACGAGTTTGGATTCCGCACCTCTGGTATTCCCAGTCTTTCGGTGCCaaagattaagtacctgaaaacaaaaatctagaaaaagaaattaaaaactaaaaaaaaatctaaaaacaagattaaaactaataaaaataacaactaaagctaccgactgctccccggcagcggcgccaaaatttgatgggtgtcgtagctcaatcaaattaataatcttatttccacacaattatctggtaatataatggaagtaagaatcgttcccacgaagaacagtgagttttagttgtcaaagtatcacaaggggggttttgttttagttgtgaacaaaataaataatcaaagaaaataaaattgtattgtaatcaatagagagagatatgatcgaggaatcctccttcgtatataaaccgtcaatgagttattataattgcctactcgtcgttaatcatagattatcaccaaccgtggaataacagctatctcagtgttgttccctaaattccttttatcactgaatacggaagctctccaataccataCTTTACTCGcctaaccacctagtagtagctcactgaAGGTGTAATTAGgccgaatgctttatcttttgtgaatttataggttgatcctaatagttagactcttagctcaaggtccactttttagttttgtttatacacacaatcactCCACAGAATCCTTCTGCAAGGtttcgtgttctctacttgtgtaaaggttattcaacgattacttatctcctaactcaatactagcaataaatttaatcaacaaatcaatccagttggccacctagacaatcaatcaatcaatcataaatattcaaatagtataaacaaacgataatcatattgaaaacttcaaagtagattaatataataactcaaatcttgtttacaacttagaattcatcctcaatcaataggtgtttagctactcatggatgtagaaacacccatgataaacatatgagaaaagtaagagataacgttacgattgataatcgctccttgtgatgtttcttctctccaaaccctaacaatttcgtgaACTATTGGTATCCtttttcacataacctaatacctttttataggttttacattgcttggcgttcacgtattgggttcagttcaagaacccgacctaAAATAACGAAAcaacgttcccaaacgtgcccttatgTCTTCCAAGGAGTAAATACACGTTTCCCCTTTGCTAGGtgtgcgaacccagtccgcaaacttcaaattccagcagatattttcggaaataaatctgtgaaccccgtccgcaaacccagttcgcggactgcactatcttcggtattcaatcaaaactattttggccacaacttcttcatccgaactcggaatgacctcattctttttgaattatttttatctttaaattatcttcaagatgatgatgataaatccttaatttgaatgagttaatatcggtctttggcctgtgtcttgattatgagcgttttgctccttttcatcgattttcttccacttctcttggactttggcgcttggatacttggaataattaTTTTCCtaactcttttcagcactttatagcTCCTTTGTGGATGAATCATCTGTTAGAggcaaacaagagaaaataagagtaataatacgaaaatatgcaagaataatagctaaaacaagtatggaatggacactaaaatcatatgaattatgcacttatcaggggtcatctttcatccttattattcACTCATCTGTCGTGTATTCTCTTTCAGCAGTTGGTATTCCGTTTTGATCCCCCATCGCAGCAGGGAAGTGGCCATTACTTGAATTTGGAACAACGACCTTGCATCCCCAGTCATGCTGACTCGGAATTGTTTTGAACGAATTCATTTTTGACCATCCAACGGTACTTTCCTGgttcttaattagggtttcaacaagaaGCATGACCTAGTCGGCGTTGAATCCTCGCTTAACGGATGAATCTTGTTACAGCTTTTCAGTctcgttttagggtttctgtcatGTATATATACAGAGACACCCTTATTGTGCCGAGATAAAGATTCTCTTGCTGggattccctgatttcatcatgAAGATAGAAGTGGATCATCTTCCTCAACTCAGCCAAATTATTCTGCTAAATGCAAGCGGCTTGTATCCAGAGTATGATTCTGAATATTTACTGATTTTAAAGTAgtggtttttatttttcttttgacgTCTAATCATCATTTTCTTTCAGAGCGGCCGGATCCTTGAACCTTGCGACGGTTCTCCTGTTCGAACCATgcgagtcaagaagatcataccaGTATATTTTCCACTAATGAATATGTATGTCTGTCATGGCCGGTAGGTGACGagatcttctccttctcttttctttttgcaGAGGTATCCTTCTGGAACATGTGTAACAGTGGTTGACGATGATGATGTAACCACTCCTCCCCCTTCAAGCTCCAACTCGCCTTTTGTTGACCTGGAAGACGCTGATTTGGGTATCTCCTCTTACGAGTACCCCCAATGCGGGCTTGCCTTTCGATGTTCACATGAGATGCTTGTCTTCTAGTTACCGGGTTGTTGGCGGTTTTCTAGTGAGGAAGGAGTTCATGCCTCTGTATGTAAAAATATGGAGAAGGTACggccatattgcaaccaggaatgtGGTGCAATGAACTGTCTCCTACCCATGATTCTGAGATAGAAGGCGCATCCATTCGTGATGTTGCTGAACCAAGAAGTGAGAAGATATGatatctacctgtgaatccatgGAGTTAAACGTGGGCTGGTTGCTGCAGCGCCTTGATATTATCAAAGTTGATCGAGCTGGTATCATCGCCAATGTCGTTCCTGCTGCGAAAgctattttggaagaggagaaggctctggcTGCGGAATCTGAAAAGGTAACACAGGCGATCCAAAATTTGAAGAGCAGCACTTAAAGGTGCCATGAGAGActgaaaatgatgctttcaaggaattACAACTTGTTGGATGGCCTTTTCTGAGCCGTACTCCTTTGTTTTAATTAGGCACTGTGACGTTTTGATAGTTTCTTCCTTTCTTGATTTTGTTCTTAAAAAATGAATTGCATTGGTTTTAGTAGTTGAATGGAATTTTACATTTTTGAAGAAACTGATAATCTTAGATGTATAAAGTATGGAAAATGCATGTGTTGCAGTGTCGTGAGACAGCGGGACGCGGAACAATGATCaagcgtagtatgccttgagccattttccgttgatgactgcttctaaTTTGCCTCCATCCACTTTAATAATCTTGTAGTAGCCAGTGTTGTAAGCCTTGGTGATCACAtagggaccttcccattttggagagaattttggtgcgaacatgtcttgctgaatgtgCTTGGCAGTATTCAAAACTAAATCTCCCATTTTGAAAGCTCGTGTTTTTAAAGCTTTGTCGTACGCTCTGGAGACCCTACTTCTGTATGTTTGAGTACGTTCCTCTGCTTTATCTCTCCTAGATTCTAGGGTGTCCAACTCGGCAATTCTGGAGGTCGATGTTTCGGCTTCATTCTAGTGGACCCCACTTGCTGCTGCAATTCTGGCTGAAGGAATTTTAATCTTTGCGGGGAGAATCGTGTCCGCACTGTAGACGAGCGAGTAAGGTGAAACGCCAGTAGAACTCCTAGGTGTCGTCCGATACGCCCACAATGCCATTGGTAGCTGCTCGTGCCACGTCCTGGGATGAtcatgcactgttcgactgagaatctgAATTAAGGTTTTATTGGTGCTTTCGGCTTGCccattcccttgggggtagtaaatggtggagaagacctgcttaattccatattcttcgagCAACTCTCATACCTCTTTTTTGGCGAAAGGAGTGTCATTATCAGTAATGATGTGTTTATGCGCGCCGAATCGACAAATGATGTGCTCCTTAATGAACGTCGCGATTGTTGCCCTAGTAGTCCCTCGTAGAGGAATaacttcaacccacttggtgaaatactccgttgcggttatgatatactcgtgTTGTTTTGACGATAGCGGGTTGATTTTTCtaatgatgtcaagtccccagctataaaacggCCATGGACTACTTACCGAGTGTACAGGGGTAGAAGGTGCGTGAATAAGGTTTCCATGAATTTTACATTCATTGTATCTTTGAAAAAACGTCGTTGCATCGTCCttcatggttggccagtagtatttcttgtgtatctggagaaatagctacttcttcccttggtgttcgccttcatgcatttctttcaTCAAAATCGGGATTTTCACCTCGGTCAGGCACTGTAATAGGTTACCCCAAAAGCTTTTGTGGTACAGGATTCCTTCATGAAACACGAATCTCTTGGCTCTCTGCTTCATTTTGGCTGCGTCCTTCTTGCTGGCAGGGAGTACGCCGTCATGAAGATAACTGAAGTACGACTCTCGCCAGTCCCCAGCGTGGCTCACGTTGAAAACCTCCAATTGATGTGGTGGTATTTGACAATTGGAGTAAGACCTTTGTAGCAATCGGGAttgagtttccatttctggccagtaatagccgAGGCGTTGAAGGCGACGGTAAAGCGTTACTACCAACGTTTGTCCACAAATTTTGCCATGAACACGGTTAAGATGCGGCTGTGCTTCCTCATCTCCGAGACATCTTGACAAGGAGCCATCtgggtttcgatgatataacaTTCCATGAAGGATGAAGAAGCTTTGcatggttttgagactgacctttccttgagaGAACAAACTGTTTAGTTCTTGAATAATCGGAGTTCTCCAGTCGTTGACTTCAACGCCTTTAGATTATGAGATCTATGTTGACGCCACAGTCCATCTCTTCACGATCAAGGTTTCTTCCAAACCTTTGAATTGTAGCTTTGACGCTAATGTAGCTAAGCAATCAACGTGTTTGTTGTTATTGCGGCCGATATGAGTTATGGTTGCATCGGCAAAGTAGTTCAGTAGCTTTTGTGTATCGGATCTATAAGGGGCCAGCGCCATCTCTTTGAGTgagtatactccattcatctgattaACCAATAATTTAGAGTCGCCTCTTACTTACAGGTGTGTGGCGCCTGCTTGTTTGGATAGTGACAATCCTATGAAGAAAGTTTCGTATTCTGCCGAATTGCTGGTGCACTGAAAGTCCATCTTGAAAGAATGTGAAAAGACTTCACCCGTTGGAGACACTAGAACTATACCCGCTCCTCCAGTATTATTACTAGGAGTAGCAGAACCATCAAAATATAAAAGCCACGCCTCTTCTTTGATAAAAGAGATTTCTGGAAATTCCCCAGGATGGTCTTCATGCAGTGCGGTAATTCCTTCTCCTGGGAATGCTGCTAGCAGGTCCGCCACCGCTTTTCCTTTGATAGCTTTTGGAGGAGCGCATGTTATATCAAGCTCTGACGTTTGGAGAAACCATTTGGCTGACCTTCCTATTAAGGACGATTTTGAGAGTAAGAACTTGATAGGGTCAGCTCTGGATATTAACACCATCTTTTTCGACAATAGATAATGTCTGAATTTTTGCACAGCGTGAACTAGTGCTAAGCATGCTTTCTCTACTTTggggtatctgagttcagcatccctcaaagtacggctgaagtagtatatagggtgtTCAATCCCCTCATCATCTTCTTGGGCAATGAGGGCCCCAAAAACAGCGTCACTAGAGGCAGTGTAGATGCATAACGGTCTTCCTTGCATGGGTTATTTCATAACGGCGGGTGACGACAATATTTGCTGGATCTTTTGAAATGCCTCTTGTTTCCTTGTGCTCCAAATGATACTTGCTCCCTTCTTCATCAAGGGGGTGTGCAGCGATAAGCTGagccaaaccaggtataaaacgtcggatatagtttaccttgcccatgaagctctgaAGTTCTTTCACAGTATGCGGAGGGGGCATTGTGGGAATAGcttgggttttggttggatcgaccttgattccttcagaGGTAACTTGAAATCCTAAAAATTTGCCGGAAGAGACTCCAAAAGCGCAGTTGAGagggttcatcttcaatttgtactcgCGACACCTTTTAAACACTTGTCGTAGGACGTCCATATGGGCTGCTCGAGTCTTTGAcctgaccactatgtcatctacgtaatcttcgactttcttgtgcatcatatcgtgaaaaattgcagtcatggcgcgttgataggtagcaccagtattcttcaaaccaaaagcatcacagtatagtaaaagtttccgagaggagttcgaaaagctgacttacttgcatcgtgttcatacatctttatctggttgtagccgttgtatccgtccatgaaagagaacatgccatgtccgctggtagcatctactagcatgtcaatgttgggaaggggaaaatcatctttgggacaGCATTTTTTCAGATctctgaaatcaacacaacatctTATTTGGCCGATTTTCTTCTTTACAGGAACTACGTTGGCTaaccaggtaggatggtgaatgggctTGATGAAGCCAGCAGTCAACAGCTTCTGAATCTCAGTTTTGATCTGCTCCTCCACGTCGTGCCTGAATTTCCTTGGAGATTGCTTGATAGGTTTAGATCCAGACTTTACATGTATATGATGGGTGACCAGCTTTTCATCCAAGACGGGCATTTCCTTATACGTCCATGCAAATATGTATTGATATTCCTTGAGAAGATTCATGAGCTTTACGCGTTCGTCCTCACGTAaagtcgaactgatggagataggtctTGGAGATTCTTCATCTCCGATATTGATGACTTCGAGTTCATCGGTTGTGGAGTCGGTGTCGttctgcagctgtcgtggagcatctggtACTTCTTCTTGCAGCTTGTCGTTGTGGTTGCATTATATTGGGCGGAGATACTGGGTGATagcctcccctgctaattgctaacagcggcgacgATATACAGTTTTACCTTTCTGGTCCCGATTCTCCATAAAGGTCTGTTCCCTCTTAGTATGGAGGCGAGTTAAGCCTTCGCTTGATGGAGAGGAGTTGGTGCGTCTTGCTAGCGGAGGCGTGTCGAAAGACTTGGTCTCCCTGTTCAGTGATGTGAGCCGGTATTCTTCCTCGATCGACGTCCATGTGGGGAGTGGAGTGCAGTAAACCTTGCTTGACGGTCATTGTGAATTCTCCCTTGGTTCGAACAGTTCCACGCCACAAATCGGTGCACAAGGAGACAATGACGCAGGTATGCGAATAACTTCTTCGTTCAGCATggttttcaggcattggtgatacgtcgaggggacgatcctatcataatgaagccatggtcttcccagtatcatatggtagtctggtTCCTTCTCTATCACTTCAAATTTTACTTTCTACCGGATAGGTCCTACTGATACATTCAAATTAACATACATGTATgtattggtttggtttccttcgaagtttgtcatcgtggtaggctgcCGTGTGACTGCGCCTGGTCGAACCATGGCTGTCCTGAGAGTTTTAAGAGTAATAACGTTCGAGGATGCTCCGGTGTCGATAAGAGATcttttgaattctgaacctttgaTGTGTGTAGTAACATGAAAGGCtctgttgtgaccttcctcttccatcatgtcgtcttcggTAAACGTGACGTTGTTTATAGACACCTATGATGTTTTCAAGGCTTGATTACGCGAAGGGCGCAAATGTGCGTCTAGAGCTATAtgattgattgcagcaaacgtttcCACTCGT contains:
- the LOC113333875 gene encoding uncharacterized protein LOC113333875; this translates as MRKLFLEKYFPASKAASVRKEISGILQFTGESLYEYWDRYKKLVASFPHHNISPTLIIQYFYEGLLTEQRNLIDVAAGGSLTEKIISQATSLIDSMASNAQQFYTRQDSNVRRVSNMEETSQSEQRMKNMEKVIQRMTTVIIPSYEEDAEVNVIFPNQRPSYTNKQAAASNPYVRQGGFQQFQQPQQVKERDSSSDDKINALMQGMQGITSMLQQSQQNQQKNDATIKELRNQVGQLETDMNIMKSQASTQLPSQPFVNPREHVNTITLRSGR